CAATCGAAGATTTGATAGAAAAAGAATTCACGAAAACAAAACTCTATTGGCAAAACTGGGTGAAACATTGTACAATTCCTCACTATGCCGAAAAACAACAAATTCGTTCTGCTTTGTGTTTAAAACTACATCAATTTCAGGATACAGGAGCTATCATCGCAGCTTCCACAACAAGTCTTCCTGAAGCGCCTAACTCTGGTCGCAATTGGGACTATCGTTTCTGCTGGTTACGTGATAGTTTTTATACATTATATGCTTTAACTAATTTGGGACAATTCGAAGAACTCGAAAGGTATTCTAAGTTTATCGGTAAATTAACTCCAGGAGAAAACGGAAGGTTTCAGCCTTTATATAGTATATTCGGGGAATCAATTTTAGAAGAAAAAATTCTAAATTTAGAAGGTTATTTGAATAATGCACCCGTTCGCATTGGAAATTCAGCATATACTCATAAACAAAATGATGCCTACGGTCAAATTTTGTTATCATTGGTACCACTCTATTTAGATGAAAGAATCCCTGAGAAAAACCGATTTCACAATTTAAACTTGATCAAAAACATTTTAGACAAAATTGAACTGACAATGTCAGAACCAGATGCAGGTCTCTGGGAATTTCGAAATTTTTCACAAAAACATTGTTATACTTTTTTATTCCATTGGGTAGGTGCCAAAGCAGCTAGAGAAATTTTTCTACGACTAGGAGAATCAGAACTACAAACAAAAGCAGAATCTCTAATGCAAGCTGCGGAAATTAATTTAGAATCTTGTTTTGACTTTGAGTTGGGATGTTACACGCAAGCATTTGGAAAAAAAGATTTAGATGCCAGCCTTTTACAACTCATCACTCTCGGTTATTTAGATCCAAAATCGGAAAAAGCAAAATCTCATCTAGCAGCAATTGAAAAAAATCTAAAAACGAAAGAAGGATTTTTATATCGGTATCTGCACAGTGATGACTTTGGAAAACCAGAAACTACATTTTTAGTTTGCACTTTTTGGTACATTGAAGCTTTGGCATGTATGGATCGACTGGAAGAAGCAACTAACCTGTTTGACAAAGTGAATGAACATGCCAATCATTTAGGACTATTTAGCGAAGATATAGACTCTAGCACTGGAAACCAATGGGGAAATTTTCCGCAGACATATAGTCATGTGGGTTTAGTGAATGCCGCTCATAAGCTGTCTCAGAAAAAAACGAAAAGTTTGTTTTGGTAAAAGGAATTGATGTTTTTCTTTCACGGACATTTGTGTAATATTGGTACAGATTGTAACCTAAAATCTAAGGAGATCACCTAGCGCTAGTGATCCCCGGAAGACTACGAAAGTAATCAAAACACTAGTGAACGCTTTCAACAAGAGGTCACTCAAAGAGTGACAGAAAAAAATCCAACTTACCCATTTCCATGAAAGAAATCAGATTATTTTCTGGACTTAAATTAGAGAATTTTTCTAATTCTATCTATTACACTCCCATATCACCATGAAGACCGAAGACACCATCAGCCTGGAAGAAGCAAAAAAAAGAATCGCTGAATTGGAAAGAAAACTTCAGGAGAAAGAAGAAAATACTTACAAAACCTTCTTCGACCAGGATGAAGAGGCAATCGTTGTTTTTGATACGGAAAGTCGATTGTTCACTGACTGTAATGCAAAACTAACATCCACGTTAGGATTCACGAAAGAAGAATTTACCAAACTATCAGTTATGGACATTAGCCCCAAGTACCAACCAAATGGGCAATTATCAGAAATTCTCGCCAAACACTACATTAGCGAAGGTTTCAAACATGGGAACATTCGTTTTGACTGGGTCCACCTAAATAGTAAAGCAGAAGAAGTTTTTTGCGAAGTGCGTTTATACAACTACTCTACAGCTAATGGCGGGGCCTTTGCCAGAGCAGTCATCCAGAAGAAGGATCAGGTTGTACAACTACAAAAACAATTAGAACAAAAAGAGAAACTCCTCTCTAAAGTAACACAAACTCTTCCAGGGATCATTTACATCCAGTCCATGGGTACTAATGAATTTCTCTTTTTAAACAATACGCTCGAAACACAATTGGATTATAAAGTTGATTCCGTTCTCGATTTTGATTTTTTAATCGAACACATTCTTTATCCTGATGATGTTCCGCTGATTGAAGAACATGCCAAACGAATGTTATTAGAAAAAAATACAGAGATTTATGAAATTGACTTCAGAGTTTTTCATCATAACAGGAACATTCATTGGCTTCGTGTTTGGGAAACAAATTTTTCTTTTAATGCAGAGGGAGTTCCCACAGAAGTACTCGGAATCGCACAAGATATTACTAGTATCAAAAATCTCGAATTGAATCTGAAAAAACAAAACGAACTGAGCGAAGAAATCCGCCGCACATCTAAATCAGGAGTTTGGGAATGGACGATAACAACGGATGAAATGTTTTGGACCCCGGACCTTTA
The DNA window shown above is from Leptospira brenneri and carries:
- a CDS encoding glycoside hydrolase family 15 protein gives rise to the protein MKPHKYNSGIIGNGSYIAHINTDAEIVWLCWPNFDSSPIFGSLLDKKCGTFSITSQSKQTSSRQTYIENTNILQTEIHTDSGSFAVIDFAPRYYENGELKYKRNFYRKIVPLEGNVQIKIEITPTYHYGEKTIIPKVLSDQMIIEEPEFTINILSNVSLNQINNENFFHLDKTVYLGLLEILPDEVPIEDLIEKEFTKTKLYWQNWVKHCTIPHYAEKQQIRSALCLKLHQFQDTGAIIAASTTSLPEAPNSGRNWDYRFCWLRDSFYTLYALTNLGQFEELERYSKFIGKLTPGENGRFQPLYSIFGESILEEKILNLEGYLNNAPVRIGNSAYTHKQNDAYGQILLSLVPLYLDERIPEKNRFHNLNLIKNILDKIELTMSEPDAGLWEFRNFSQKHCYTFLFHWVGAKAAREIFLRLGESELQTKAESLMQAAEINLESCFDFELGCYTQAFGKKDLDASLLQLITLGYLDPKSEKAKSHLAAIEKNLKTKEGFLYRYLHSDDFGKPETTFLVCTFWYIEALACMDRLEEATNLFDKVNEHANHLGLFSEDIDSSTGNQWGNFPQTYSHVGLVNAAHKLSQKKTKSLFW